Proteins encoded in a region of the Candidatus Neomarinimicrobiota bacterium genome:
- the nuoK gene encoding NADH-quinone oxidoreductase subunit NuoK — translation MIVPLEHVIALSLAIFSAGVAGVLFRRNVITIFMSIELMLNAVNLALVGFSRYYNSVDGQVFVFLVMTLAAAEVAVGLAIIIALYRNRQTVNIDEINLMKN, via the coding sequence ATGATTGTACCTCTGGAACATGTCATTGCCTTGAGCCTGGCGATTTTTTCAGCGGGTGTTGCAGGAGTTCTTTTCCGCCGCAATGTTATCACGATCTTCATGTCCATCGAGCTGATGCTCAACGCTGTCAACTTGGCTCTAGTAGGTTTCTCAAGGTATTACAACAGTGTGGATGGGCAGGTCTTTGTCTTTCTTGTCATGACCCTTGCCGCAGCCGAAGTAGCGGTTGGCTTGGCGATAATTATTGCTCTTTACCGAAATCGCCAGACGGTGAATATTGATGAAATCAATTTGATGAAAAATTAA
- a CDS encoding monovalent cation/H+ antiporter subunit D family protein, whose translation METIVSIKPLMAVLVSAVGALFIIFLGKKPNIREFWSIIAGVIKLFIVLSMIPDVVYDKKVISYSLFTLLPGIEISFRVDAFGLLFAMGASLLWIATSIYSIGYMRSTNEGSQTRYFACFAVALSSTIGVAFSANLFTMFLFYEGLTIITYPLVAHKGTAEAISGARKYAIYLLGAAKAFLVAAIILTYNLTGTLEFSKAGIFPTDIQLVHPELLYVIFVLFLFGFAKCAIMPFHGWLPAAMVAPTPVSALLHAVAVVKTGVFTVLRVIFFVFGADLMMDIGVDVFVITFASFTIITASLLALSRDNLKARLAFSTISQLSYIILGAALLTPSAMIGGIIHITNHAFSKITLFFCAGSIYVSSHKTEVSQLNGIGKRMPWTMAAFTIATLSMIGVPPVSGFVTKWYLVIGAMESHSLAVLTVLLASSFLNAAYFAPIVYKAFFKMEDSEAVNHNHEHEEVKENPLLVVPLCLTAIVSVVLGLYPDFIVRIAKIVI comes from the coding sequence ATGGAAACGATTGTATCCATAAAACCTTTAATGGCGGTCCTGGTATCTGCTGTAGGAGCATTGTTCATCATTTTTTTGGGGAAAAAACCGAACATCAGAGAATTCTGGTCTATAATCGCGGGAGTAATAAAACTGTTTATTGTACTCTCCATGATTCCGGATGTGGTTTACGATAAAAAGGTAATTTCATATTCACTGTTCACTCTCCTGCCCGGCATAGAAATTAGTTTCAGGGTTGATGCTTTTGGGCTTTTGTTTGCAATGGGCGCCTCGTTACTCTGGATTGCCACGTCCATTTATTCTATCGGCTATATGCGATCTACGAATGAGGGCTCTCAGACACGTTATTTCGCCTGTTTCGCAGTAGCACTTTCCTCTACAATCGGTGTGGCATTTTCAGCAAACCTGTTTACCATGTTCCTCTTCTATGAAGGATTGACTATTATTACTTACCCACTTGTTGCTCACAAGGGCACAGCCGAGGCAATAAGCGGAGCGAGGAAATATGCCATATATCTGTTGGGTGCTGCTAAGGCTTTTTTAGTTGCGGCCATAATCCTTACTTATAATCTTACAGGTACACTTGAGTTTTCAAAAGCTGGAATCTTTCCAACAGATATTCAATTAGTCCATCCTGAACTTCTTTATGTGATTTTCGTGCTTTTCCTTTTTGGTTTTGCCAAGTGTGCAATTATGCCCTTTCATGGCTGGCTACCAGCGGCCATGGTGGCTCCCACTCCGGTCAGCGCACTGCTTCATGCCGTTGCTGTGGTCAAGACGGGGGTTTTTACTGTCCTCCGCGTCATATTCTTTGTTTTCGGTGCTGATCTCATGATGGATATTGGTGTGGATGTATTCGTTATAACATTTGCTTCATTTACCATCATCACCGCATCTCTTCTTGCCCTGAGCAGGGATAACCTTAAGGCACGTCTTGCATTTTCAACCATAAGCCAGCTTTCATATATTATTCTGGGTGCGGCGCTGCTTACACCCAGCGCTATGATAGGTGGAATAATACATATCACAAATCATGCCTTTTCAAAAATCACTCTCTTTTTTTGTGCTGGCTCAATATATGTCTCATCACATAAGACTGAAGTCAGTCAGTTAAACGGGATAGGAAAAAGAATGCCCTGGACTATGGCTGCCTTTACCATTGCTACTTTGAGTATGATAGGGGTTCCGCCTGTATCTGGGTTTGTAACCAAATGGTATCTTGTAATAGGTGCTATGGAGAGTCACAGTTTAGCGGTTCTCACTGTGCTGCTGGCAAGTTCGTTTCTCAATGCTGCATACTTTGCACCGATTGTGTATAAAGCATTCTTTAAAATGGAAGATTCAGAAGCTGTGAATCATAATCACGAACACGAGGAAGTAAAAGAAAACCCGCTTCTGGTGGTTCCTCTCTGTCTAACTGCAATAGTAAGTGTTGTATTGGGCCTATACCCTGACTTTATAGTGCGAATAGCTAAAATAGTAATCTGA
- a CDS encoding Na(+)/H(+) antiporter subunit D, with translation MMRVMFSLEFVHPSAFYLLGGLFIPLFKGRIRQGYMLLIAISAFIATVQMPYGAYGIYEFLSWELTFCNVDKLSKVFAYIFTIMGVIGVIYSIHVKNDGEQLAAFYYVGGSLGVILAGDFLSLFLFWEMMAFSSVFLVWYRKSNSSIKTGFRYLLWHVAGGLILFAGIILQYSLSGDLTVQYSPFHGWWPADLQSLASFLILLGLIVNAAVPPFGAWLPDAYPAATVTGAVFMSAFTTKTAVYALIRISAGSEILIILGVVMAIYGVVYAVLENDARRLLAYHIISQVGYMVAGVGLGTQMAINGVVAHAFCHILYKSLLFMGTGSVLYMTGTAKLTELGGLYRTMPRTMIYTIIGGLSISAFPLFSGFVSKSITVAAFGEAHLTWAFMALMLASAGTFLHTGLKVPYFIWFGKDQGIKAKEPPWNMELAMIIGSLFCIGLGVFYKPLYALLPYPVHFEPYTAYHTWETLQILLFTQLGFFLLLKKLWCENTISLDTDWFPRKSARALMWFTNKPLASIEYNFIGEIYEFIIQKPILRVAKFFKTIDTVVIDGSFSAIGDFALAWSRKMQDAQTGQVQHYAMLIVAGVIAVIIFVMVMP, from the coding sequence ATGATGAGGGTGATGTTTAGTTTGGAATTCGTACATCCATCAGCATTTTATCTTTTAGGAGGACTTTTCATACCCTTGTTCAAAGGAAGAATAAGGCAAGGCTATATGCTGTTGATTGCTATCTCAGCCTTTATTGCCACTGTGCAAATGCCTTATGGTGCTTACGGTATTTATGAGTTCCTAAGCTGGGAGTTGACTTTCTGTAATGTTGATAAGCTGAGCAAAGTCTTCGCCTATATATTCACTATCATGGGAGTGATAGGGGTAATCTATTCTATCCATGTGAAGAACGACGGTGAACAGCTTGCTGCGTTTTACTATGTTGGAGGTTCACTTGGTGTGATCCTTGCGGGTGATTTCCTCAGTTTGTTCCTATTCTGGGAAATGATGGCTTTTTCATCGGTTTTTCTAGTATGGTATAGGAAATCAAACTCTTCCATCAAAACTGGTTTCAGATATCTTTTATGGCATGTTGCTGGTGGCTTGATATTGTTTGCTGGTATAATACTTCAATACTCTCTAAGTGGTGATTTGACTGTACAGTATTCGCCATTTCATGGTTGGTGGCCAGCAGATCTCCAGAGCCTGGCTTCATTTCTCATTCTATTAGGACTTATTGTTAATGCGGCTGTTCCTCCGTTTGGAGCTTGGCTTCCTGACGCATATCCAGCGGCTACCGTGACAGGTGCAGTTTTCATGAGCGCTTTCACTACTAAAACCGCAGTTTATGCACTGATTCGAATCAGTGCAGGCTCAGAGATTCTGATTATTCTGGGTGTTGTTATGGCGATTTACGGCGTGGTTTATGCAGTACTCGAGAATGACGCCCGCAGGCTCCTGGCATACCACATTATTAGCCAGGTGGGTTATATGGTAGCCGGTGTTGGTTTGGGAACTCAAATGGCTATAAATGGGGTGGTAGCACATGCCTTCTGTCATATCCTTTACAAGTCTCTTTTGTTTATGGGTACAGGTTCAGTGCTCTACATGACAGGGACAGCCAAATTGACAGAACTCGGAGGTCTCTATAGAACTATGCCGCGGACTATGATCTATACGATAATAGGAGGACTTTCAATATCTGCATTTCCCCTTTTCAGCGGTTTTGTAAGTAAATCCATTACAGTTGCCGCTTTCGGTGAAGCGCATTTGACTTGGGCATTTATGGCACTAATGCTCGCTTCAGCGGGAACGTTTCTTCATACAGGTCTAAAGGTGCCGTATTTCATATGGTTTGGCAAGGACCAGGGTATAAAAGCTAAGGAACCGCCATGGAATATGGAGCTTGCAATGATAATTGGGTCACTTTTTTGTATTGGGCTCGGAGTCTTCTACAAGCCCCTTTATGCTCTACTTCCTTATCCTGTTCATTTCGAACCTTATACCGCATATCATACCTGGGAGACTTTGCAGATACTGCTATTTACACAGCTTGGTTTCTTCCTGCTACTTAAAAAGCTTTGGTGTGAAAATACGATTAGTCTGGATACGGACTGGTTTCCAAGGAAGAGTGCTAGAGCATTAATGTGGTTTACAAATAAACCGTTGGCAAGTATTGAGTACAATTTTATAGGTGAGATTTACGAGTTTATTATTCAAAAGCCCATACTGAGGGTCGCGAAATTCTTTAAGACAATTGATACAGTTGTTATTGATGGATCTTTCAGCGCGATAGGGGATTTTGCCCTCGCATGGAGCAGGAAAATGCAAGATGCTCAAACTGGTCAGGTTCAGCACTATGCTATGCTTATCGTCGCGGGAGTTATAGCTGTAATTATATTTGTAATGGTGATGCCGTAA
- a CDS encoding NADH-quinone oxidoreductase subunit M, producing the protein MESIILNTLDYPILTVTTFLPLAGSFVILLLRREAIVKWFALATTISTFVVSLPIYKHFDKETYKMQFAEIYPWIPTWNIHYKVGVDGISVLFIMLVAILSILCVTVSWKAIQTKTKEFFISLLIMETAMIGIFISLNVFLFYLFWELTLIPMFFLIGVWGGSKRVYAAIKFVLFMLAGSVFMLVGIIVLYYEGGRTFDMLELSKVIYPTGLQLWLFLAFFAAFAVKMPMFPIHTWLPDAHTEAPTAGSVILAGVMLKMGAYGFLRFSLPMFPHAVKVLFIPLLILSVTAIIYGAYVTLMQKDMKRLIAYSSVSHMGFVTLGLFTLNQTGVEGGLLQMINHGVITGALFLCIGMIYERTHTRMIEDYGGLSKTVPIYIVFFTIFTLAAIGLPGMNAFVGEFLIISGAFKANMIIAAFSIFGVVLGVTYMVWLYYRVALNEINSSSQSHLFDLDWREIATLVPLVVLVFLIGVQPGILLSYMHVSVEHLLEQVHTVVPLETFNINHSINLVAEYVKELLWWV; encoded by the coding sequence ATGGAATCTATTATTCTTAACACTCTAGATTATCCCATACTGACGGTTACAACCTTTCTGCCGTTGGCGGGATCATTCGTTATACTTCTCCTTAGAAGAGAAGCGATTGTTAAGTGGTTTGCTCTTGCTACTACAATTTCAACATTTGTTGTTTCACTGCCTATTTATAAGCATTTTGATAAAGAAACCTATAAGATGCAGTTTGCTGAAATCTATCCATGGATACCTACATGGAATATACACTACAAGGTGGGTGTTGATGGTATCAGCGTGTTATTCATTATGCTTGTAGCAATTCTTAGCATACTCTGTGTCACAGTGTCTTGGAAGGCAATACAGACAAAAACAAAAGAGTTTTTCATATCCCTCTTGATTATGGAAACAGCAATGATTGGGATTTTTATTTCCCTTAATGTTTTTCTTTTTTACCTGTTTTGGGAACTCACACTCATACCGATGTTTTTTCTTATAGGAGTGTGGGGCGGCTCTAAAAGAGTATATGCAGCAATAAAGTTTGTCCTTTTCATGCTGGCTGGCAGCGTTTTCATGTTGGTCGGAATAATAGTACTCTACTATGAGGGTGGAAGGACTTTTGATATGCTGGAACTTTCCAAGGTGATCTACCCCACAGGACTTCAATTATGGTTGTTCCTAGCCTTTTTTGCAGCATTTGCAGTTAAAATGCCCATGTTTCCAATACATACCTGGCTACCAGATGCCCATACAGAAGCGCCCACGGCCGGGAGCGTGATACTTGCGGGTGTTATGCTAAAAATGGGGGCGTACGGTTTTTTAAGGTTTTCTTTGCCCATGTTTCCCCATGCAGTAAAGGTATTATTTATCCCACTGCTTATTCTGTCTGTCACTGCGATAATCTATGGAGCTTATGTCACGTTGATGCAAAAGGATATGAAAAGACTGATAGCTTACTCAAGCGTTAGCCATATGGGATTTGTTACGCTTGGCCTTTTCACTCTTAACCAGACGGGTGTTGAGGGTGGACTACTCCAAATGATAAACCATGGTGTTATCACAGGAGCTCTCTTTCTCTGCATTGGCATGATTTATGAGAGAACCCACACAAGAATGATTGAGGATTACGGTGGGCTTTCGAAAACGGTTCCTATATATATAGTGTTTTTTACGATTTTTACACTAGCCGCAATTGGTCTGCCGGGCATGAACGCATTTGTGGGGGAGTTCCTTATTATAAGTGGGGCGTTCAAGGCAAATATGATAATTGCTGCGTTTTCCATCTTTGGAGTCGTACTAGGTGTTACCTATATGGTATGGTTGTATTATCGGGTTGCTCTTAATGAAATAAACTCCAGCTCACAGTCCCACCTTTTTGACCTTGATTGGAGGGAAATAGCAACCCTCGTGCCCCTCGTAGTGCTTGTATTTCTGATAGGTGTTCAACCGGGCATCCTTTTGAGTTATATGCATGTTTCAGTGGAACATCTGCTTGAGCAGGTACATACTGTTGTTCCTCTTGAAACTTTCAATATTAATCATTCGATTAATTTAGTTGCTGAATATGTTAAGGAAT